Proteins from a genomic interval of Rhodothermus marinus:
- a CDS encoding serine hydrolase, translating to MVRWLFLVLAAGLLPWALAFQTEPFGRIEHRYELTLGVAAYNLTTGASVFYRADTLFPTASVIKLAVLVELYRQYEQGYLSPQDTVVLTAGRIYPGSGVLQHLSVPRVLSLQDAAVLMIILSDNTATNLVFDRLGPHHDARLDSVNATLRSLGLQRTRMLNKPFGFSTRKNTPEARRYGIGMGTPRELMQLMIAMARDRVVSAEASREMIEILKRQQWTEMAPRLLPVEADTLQVAHKTGAISTARCDVGLIFSPRDTIAFAVMTDHIKDPRWSVDQVGNLAVAEAARLVYERLHVR from the coding sequence ATGGTGCGATGGCTTTTCCTGGTGCTGGCGGCAGGGCTGCTGCCGTGGGCGCTTGCCTTCCAGACGGAACCGTTTGGCAGGATCGAACACCGCTACGAGCTCACGCTCGGCGTGGCGGCCTACAACCTCACGACGGGCGCGTCGGTGTTCTATCGGGCCGACACGCTGTTTCCTACTGCATCGGTCATCAAACTGGCCGTTCTGGTCGAGCTTTATCGTCAGTATGAGCAGGGCTATCTGAGTCCGCAGGATACGGTGGTGCTGACGGCCGGGCGGATCTATCCGGGCAGCGGCGTGCTGCAGCATCTTTCGGTACCCCGTGTGCTCTCGCTGCAGGATGCAGCCGTTTTGATGATCATTCTGAGTGACAACACAGCCACGAATCTTGTTTTCGATCGGCTCGGTCCGCACCATGATGCGCGGCTGGATTCGGTCAACGCCACGCTTCGGTCGCTCGGTCTGCAACGCACGCGTATGTTGAACAAGCCGTTTGGCTTCAGCACGCGCAAGAACACACCGGAGGCGCGTCGCTATGGGATCGGGATGGGCACGCCGCGCGAGCTGATGCAGCTGATGATAGCGATGGCACGGGACAGAGTGGTTTCAGCGGAGGCCTCGCGCGAGATGATTGAGATCTTAAAGCGTCAGCAGTGGACGGAGATGGCGCCGCGGTTGCTTCCGGTGGAGGCAGACACGCTGCAGGTGGCCCATAAGACCGGAGCGATCAGCACGGCCCGCTGTGATGTGGGTTTGATCTTCAGTCCACGCGATACAATCGCCTTTGCTGTGATGACGGATCATATAAAGGATCCGCGCTGGTCGGTTGATCAGGTGGGAAATCTGGCCGTGGCCGAGGCGGCGCGTCTGGTCTACGAGCGGCTGCATGTTCGATGA